One part of the Ornithodoros turicata isolate Travis chromosome 2, ASM3712646v1, whole genome shotgun sequence genome encodes these proteins:
- the LOC135384460 gene encoding uncharacterized protein LOC135384460, whose amino-acid sequence MDISRSLPSSLRTSNLDSRQCATSNTAHPERCVEGAVRLPKKRFRQDLSAQSLPPTSPTGLSQPVPQFNNRFSPHLGHSPVNLSYQDNYFLQEFDSGYVENNVSQIPFRDSQVSLHCRQNGSHQSPSPISDTNKTGFERSIYTLLVDLKMSVKCLGRKIEEMSNAMSQEKAFLAVELPRFSLGSDDELKDFSTKLSDTNIKGRLVAMISRLGGNSLQESVRITMNRLIRNSVALQYSLKGAHSKKDFSSLALCSSVVEVLLARYKDVTEHEVCYRIGRYLAGAGDREGGREARRHQMLR is encoded by the exons ATGG ACATTAGTCGAAGCCTCCCGAGCTCTTTAAGAACTTCCAACCTGG ACTCAAGACAATGTGCGACGAGCAATACTGCACATCCAGAGCGCTGCGTGGAGGGTGCTGTGCGCCTACCGAAGAAAC GCTTTCGTCAAGACCTTTCAGCTCAGTCATTGCCACCTACAAGTCCGACTGGGCTGTCACAACCTGTACCCCAGTTTAACAACA GGTTCAGCCCACACTTAGGCCATAGCCCTGTTAACTTGTCTTACCAAGATAACTATTTCTTGCAAGAGTTCGACTCTG GCTATGTAGAGAACAATGTCAGCCAGATTCCATTTCGTGATTCTCAAGTCTCTCTTCACTGTCGTCAGAACG GTTCCCACCAAAGTCCATCACCAATTTCTGACACAAATAAAACAG GTTTTGAACGGTCTATCTACACACTGCTTGTGGACCTGAAAATGTCTGTGAAGTGCTTGGGGAGAAAAATCGAAGAGATGAGCAATGCGATGTCACAAGAGAAAGCGTTTTTGGCTGTTGAACTGCCACGTTTTTCTCTAGGATCTGACGACGAACTTAAAGATTTCAGCACTAAACTGTCTGACACAAACATAAAGGGGAGGCTG GTTGCTATGATATCACGCTTGGGGGGCAACAGTCTCCAGGAGAGTGTGAGGATTACCATGAATCGACTCATCCGCAATTCCGTCGCGCTGCAGTATAGCCTGAAAGGAGCGCACTCCAAGAAAGATTTTTCATCCCTTGCTCTCTGCTCATCCGTTGTTG AAGTATTGTTGGCAAGGTACAAGGACGTTACCGAACACGAAGTGTGCTACAGAATTGGCAGATACCTTGCGGGTGCTGGTGACAGAGAGGGTGGCAGAGAAGCCCGCCGACACCAAATGCTTCGTTAA